One Solea senegalensis isolate Sse05_10M linkage group LG13, IFAPA_SoseM_1, whole genome shotgun sequence DNA segment encodes these proteins:
- the thoc2 gene encoding THO complex subunit 2 isoform X2 codes for MATLIIPGEWFKNWDKSGKHEFVQLCKERTEKTDHGSEVKDVQAALYELCWQVVRGNLKLDHVASVLGDMMELRDDMPSILADVFSILDSETGALEEKNKRDNYTQLVGACLFFIPDAILKERLDPETLESLGLIKQALQFNQKIVKIKTKLFYKQQKFNLLREENEGYAKLITELGQDLSGNITSHSVLENIKSLIGCFNLDPNRVLDIILEVYQSRSDQDEFFLALIKSYMCEPLTLCHILGFKFKFYQEPNEETPKSLYHIAAALLHHNLIELEDLYVHLMPVDATIIEEHKRVISDAKQIARKLVMVVLPSEKSEDKEKEKEKEEDKNEKPPDNQKLGLLEALLRIGDWQHAQSIMDQMPSFYATSHRAIALALCQLLHLTVEPLYRRAGVPKGARGCVMHPLRNKQAPRPAESFEDLRRDTFSMLCYLGPHLSHDPILFAKIVRLGKGFMKEYQNDARSDVKEKEILLSCFLCIADQVLLPSLSLMECNACMSEELWGLFKLFPYQHRYRLYGQWKNETYSSHPLLVKVKAQTVERARYIMKRLTKENVKQSGRQIGKLSHSNPTILFDYMLSQIQWYDNLIVPVVDSLKYLTSLNYDVLAYCIIEALANPEKEKMKHDDTTISSWLQSLASLCGAVFRKYPIELAGLLQYVTNQLKAGKSFDLLILKEVVQKMAGIEITDEMTSEQLEAMTGGEQLKAEGGYFGQIRNTKKSSQRLKDALLDHELALPLCLLMAQQRNGVVFLEGGEKHLKLVGHLYDQCHDTLVQFGGFLASNLSTEDYIKRVPSIDILCNQFHAPHDAAFFLSRPMYAHQILSKYDELKKAEKGNRQQQKVHKYVAACEQVMTPVHEAVVSLHSTRVWDDLRPQFYATFWSLTMYDLAVPHSAYEREVNKLKVQIKAIEDNQEIPMNKKKKEKERCTALQEKLQEEEKKQLEHVQRVLYRLKLEKDNWLLAKSTKNETITKFLQLCLFPRCIFSSIDAVYCARFVELVHQQKTPNFCTLLCYDRVFSAIIYTVASCTENESHRYGRFLCCMLETVTRWHSDRAIYEKECVNYPGFLTIFRSSGFDGGNKADQLDYVNFRHVVHKWHYMLTKASVHCLETGDYTHIRNILIVLTKILPCYPKVLNLGQALECRVHKICLEEKDKRPDLYALAMGYSGRLKSQKVHMVPENEFHDKEQPARSATPASQQNGPGNMGKPAASTSKTEEGTSEDGDRGKDKSQGTTKPVNKANSAAAKVTTSNGNGALNSTKASKERDDKEKSGKEKKEKKEKTPGSTPEAKGDNRREKQRDERAGKDERLVREGKEKTPKADREKAKVEEKSSKDDKAKAGNGEPMEPSRERDAIKESKSKEKGDRSTVAGSIKSTIPRAESAESERDHKRRKLDSHASPSHSSTLKDNSNEPKEPTSKHHITYNSVARSKSRERETEKKDSENARGRSKEKKEEKDRKERKRDHIVSDRDTSQESKRRKDENGTNSSKNSKSTSPSCDSPLSGEKEKSKRSKSSSKEKTVSVKPERTSSGGKKESRHDKEKSEKKEKRESSGGKEEKKHHKSSDKHR; via the exons ATGGCGACACTCATCATCCCCGGTGAATGGTTCAAAAACTGGGACAAATCGGGAAAACACGAATT TGTACAACTCTGCAAGGAACGTACAGAGAAAACAGATCATGGAAGTGAGGTTAAAG ATGTACAAGCTGCCTTATATGAGCTCTGCTGGCAAGTTGTACGAGGGAACCTGAAGTTGGACCATGTAGCCAGCGTCCTTGGGGACATGATG GAACTCCGAGATGACATGCCATCAATTTTAGCAGATGTCTTCAGTATACTag ATTCGGAAACTGGTGCactggaagagaaaaacaagcgTGATAATTACACACAGCTGGTCGGAGCGTGTTTG ttttttattcCAGATGCTATCCTGAAGGAGAGGTTGGATCCAGAAACCCTTGAATCTCTTGGACTCATAAAACAAGCCCTTCAGTTCAATCAGAAGATTGTAAAAATCAAGACTAAACTCTT TTACAAGCAACAGAAGTTTAACTTGCTAAGGGAAGAGAATGAAGGCTATGCCAAACTTATCACAGAGCTTGGCCAAGACCTCTCAGGCAACATCACCAGCCATTCTGTCCTCGAAAACATCAAGTCCCTCATAG GATGTTTCAACTTGGATCCTAATCGTGTTTTGGACATAATCCTGGAGGTGTATCAGAGTCGATCTGATCAAGATGAGTTCTTCCTAGCTCTCATCAAGTCCTACATGTGTGAGCCCCTCACATTGTGCCACATCTTGGGCTTTAAGTTCAAATTTTATCAG GAGCCCAATGAGGAAACCCCTAAGTCCCTTTACCAcattgctgctgctctgcttcacCACAACTTGATAGAGCTGGAGGATCTATATGTGCAT CTTATGCCCGTGGATGCCACCATCATAGAAGAACACAAACGAGTCATCTCAGACGCTAAGCAGATTGCCCGCAAGTTGGTCATGGTTGTGTTGCCCTCAGAGAAgagtgaagacaaagaaaaggagaaagagaaggaagaggacAAAAATGAGAAG CCACCTGATAACCAGAAGCTTGGTCTTTTGGAAGCACTACTCAGAATTGGAGACTGGCAACACGCCCAGAGTATTATGGACCAGATGCCTTCATTCTATGCTACATCTCACAGGGCCATTGCACTGGCACTATGCCAGCTTCTGCACCTAACTGTGGAACCTCTTTACAGAAG GGCTGGTGTCCCAAAAGGAGCTAGGGGATGTGTAATGCACCCACTGAGGAACAAGCAAGCCCCTAGGCCTGCAGAGAGCTTTGAGGACCTTCGCAGGGACACGTTCAGTATGCTCTGTTACCTGGGACCTCACCTCTCCCATGACCCTATCCTCTTTGCCAAAATTGTGCGCCTGGGCAAGGGCTTCATGAAAGAG TACCAAAATGATGCCAGGTCAGATGTCAAAGAAAAg GAAATACTACTGAGTTGTTTCCTGTGCATTGCAGACCAGGTGCTACTCCCTTCACTCTCCCTCATGGAGTGCAATGCTTGCATGTCTGAGGAATTGTGGGGGCTCTTCAAACTGTTTCCTTACCAGCACAG GTACCGGTTGTATGGACAATGGAAGAATGAGACATATTCCAGTCATCCACTTCTGGTTAAAGTCAAAGCTCAGACTGTGGAAAGGGCCAGATACATTATGAA GCGATTGACCAAAGAGAATGTGAAACAATCTGGAAGACAGATTGGCAAGCTGAGCCATAGCAATCCTACCATCCTCTTTGATTAT ATGCTCTCTCAGATCCAGTGGTACGACAACCTCATTGTTCCAGTGGTGGACTCATTGAAATACCTCACATCCCTCAACTATGATGTCTTGGCTT ATTGCATAATCGAAGCTCTAGCCAATCcagagaaggagaagatgaaACACGATGACACTACCATCTCCTCATGGCTCCAGA GTCTGGCAAGTCTGTGTGGAGCTGTGTTCAGAAAATACCCAATTGAATTGGCTGGCCTTCTTCAGTATGTCACTAACCAGCTAAAGGCAGGCAAGAG TTTTGACCTGCTTATCCTAAAAGAGGTTGTGCAGAAAATGGCCGGCATCGAGATCACAGATGAGATGACCTCAGAGCAGTTAGAGGCCATGACCGGAGGGGAGCAACTTAAAGCTGAG GGTGGCTATTTTGGCCAGATCAGGAACACTAAGAAGTCATCACAGCGTCTGAAGGATGCCCTACTGGACCACGAACTGGCCTTACCACTGTGTCTACTCATGGCCCAGCAACGGAACGGTGTGGTTTTCTTAGAAGGTGGAGAAAAGCACCTCAAACTTGTTGGCCATCTCTACGATCAG TGTCATGACACATTGGTCCAGTTTGGTGGCTTTCTGGCCTCCAACCTCAGCACAGAGGACTACATCAAGCGTGTTCCCTCTATTGACATCCTCTGTAACCAGTTCCACGCTCCACATGATGCTGCGTTTTTCCTGTCTCGGCCAATGTATGCCCATCAGATTTTG tccAAGTACGATGAGCTGAAGAAAGCAGAGAAAGGTAACCGGCAGCAGCAGAAGGTGCATAAGTATGTTGCAGCCTGTGAACAGGTGATGACTCCAGTGCACGAGGCTGTGGTGTCTCTCCATTCTACCAGGGTCTGGGATGATCTCCGCCCTCAATTCTATGCCACCTTCTGGTCCCTCACCATGTACGACCTGGCTGTGCCTCATTCTGCCTATGAACGTGAGGTCAACAAACTGAAAGTCCAGATCAAAGCCATCGAAGACAACCAAGAGATA CCCatgaataagaaaaagaaggagaaggaacGCTGTACTGCCCTGCAGGAGAAactgcaggaggaagagaaaaaacagtTGGAGCATGTACAAAGGGTTCTGTACCGCCTCAAACTGGAGAAGGACAACTGGTTGTTGGCCA AATCCACAAAGAATGAGACTATTACAAAGTTCCTGCAGCTCTGTTTGTTCCCACGCTGCATCTTCTCTTCCATCGATGCTGTTTACTGCGCCCGCTTTGTCGAACTGGTCCATCAGCAAAAGACGCCCAACTTCTGCACTCTTTTGTGCTATGACAGG GTTTTCTCTGCTATCATATACACTGTGGCCAGCTGTACGGAGAATGAGTCTCACCGCTACGGACGTTTCCTCTGCTGCATGCTGGAGACGGTGACCCGTTGGCACAGCGACCGCGCAATCTATGAGAAG GAATGTGTGAACTACCCAGGCTTCCTGACTATCTTCAGATCATCAGGCTTTGATGGAGGAAACAAAGCAGATCAGCTCGACTATGTGAACTTCCGGCATGTGGTGCACAAATGGCACTACATGCTGACTAAA GCTTCTGTTCACTGCCTGGAGACTGGGGATTACACGCACATCCGAAATATTCTCATTGTGCTTACCAAGATCCTCCCCTGCTACCCCAAGGTTCTGAACTTGGGTCAAGCGCTTGAGTGCCGCGTCCACAAGATCTGCCTCGAGGAGAAGGACAAGAGACCCGACCTCTATGCCTTGGCAATGGG TTATTCAGGTCGGTTGAAAAGCCAGAAGGTGCACATGGTCCCTGAGAATGAATTTCACGACAAGGAGCAGCCAGCACGCAGTGCCACCCCTGCCAGTCAACAGAACGGCCCCGGCAACATGGGCAAGCCTGCCGCCAGCACGAGCAAGACTGAGGAGGGGACGTCAGAGGATGGTG atcGGGGAAAGGACAAATCTCAGGGCACCACGAAGCCAGTGAATAAAGCCAACAGTGCAGCAGCCAAAGTCACCACCAGCAACGGGAACGGTGCTCTCAACAG CACCAAAGCCAGTAAAGAACGGGATGACAAAGAGAAgagtgggaaagaaaaaaaagagaaaaaggaaaagacgCCAGGCAGCACCCCTGAGGCCAAGGGTGACAACCGTCGGGAGAAGCAAAGAGATGAGAGGGCTGGAAAAGATGAGCGGTTGGTACGTGAGGGTAAGGAGAAGACCCCCAAGGCAGACAGGGAGAAAGCAAAGGTCGAGGAGAAGAGCAGCAAAGATGACAAGGCCAAAGCCGGCAATGGGGAGCCGATGGAGCCATCCAGGGAGCGCGATGCCATCAAGGAGTCCAAGAGCAAGGAGAAGGGAGACAGAAGTACAGTGGCCGGATCCATCAAGTCAACAATTCCCAGAGCGGAGTCAGCAGAGTCTGAGAGGG ATCACAAAAGACGAAAGCTCGACAGTCACGCTTCTCCATCCCACTCCTCGACACTTAAG GACAATAGCAACGAACCCAAGGAGCCCACATCCAAG CATCACATCACCTACAATTCAGTAGCCCGATccaagagcagagagagggagacggagaagAAAGATTCAGAGAACGCACGGGGCCGATCTaaagagaagaaggaagaaaaggatCGGAAAGAAAGGAAACGA GATCATATAGTCAGTGACCGTGACACAAGCCAAGAGTCCAAACGTAGAAAGGATGAGAATGGCACCA ATTCCTCAAAAAACAGCAAGAGCACAAGTCCTTCCTGTGACTCGCCACTTTCAGGTGAAAAGGAGAAGAGCAAAAGATCCAAATCTTCCAGTAAAGAGaagactgtgtctgtgaaacCTGAGCGAACGTCTTCTGGTGGTAAAAAG gagTCCAGACATGATAAAGAGAAATctgagaagaaggagaagagggaaagcagtggaggaaaggaagagaaaaagcA CCATAAATCGTCTGACAAGCACAGATAA
- the thoc2 gene encoding THO complex subunit 2 isoform X1 produces MATLIIPGEWFKNWDKSGKHEFVQLCKERTEKTDHGSEVKADVQAALYELCWQVVRGNLKLDHVASVLGDMMELRDDMPSILADVFSILDSETGALEEKNKRDNYTQLVGACLFFIPDAILKERLDPETLESLGLIKQALQFNQKIVKIKTKLFYKQQKFNLLREENEGYAKLITELGQDLSGNITSHSVLENIKSLIGCFNLDPNRVLDIILEVYQSRSDQDEFFLALIKSYMCEPLTLCHILGFKFKFYQEPNEETPKSLYHIAAALLHHNLIELEDLYVHLMPVDATIIEEHKRVISDAKQIARKLVMVVLPSEKSEDKEKEKEKEEDKNEKPPDNQKLGLLEALLRIGDWQHAQSIMDQMPSFYATSHRAIALALCQLLHLTVEPLYRRAGVPKGARGCVMHPLRNKQAPRPAESFEDLRRDTFSMLCYLGPHLSHDPILFAKIVRLGKGFMKEYQNDARSDVKEKEILLSCFLCIADQVLLPSLSLMECNACMSEELWGLFKLFPYQHRYRLYGQWKNETYSSHPLLVKVKAQTVERARYIMKRLTKENVKQSGRQIGKLSHSNPTILFDYMLSQIQWYDNLIVPVVDSLKYLTSLNYDVLAYCIIEALANPEKEKMKHDDTTISSWLQSLASLCGAVFRKYPIELAGLLQYVTNQLKAGKSFDLLILKEVVQKMAGIEITDEMTSEQLEAMTGGEQLKAEGGYFGQIRNTKKSSQRLKDALLDHELALPLCLLMAQQRNGVVFLEGGEKHLKLVGHLYDQCHDTLVQFGGFLASNLSTEDYIKRVPSIDILCNQFHAPHDAAFFLSRPMYAHQILSKYDELKKAEKGNRQQQKVHKYVAACEQVMTPVHEAVVSLHSTRVWDDLRPQFYATFWSLTMYDLAVPHSAYEREVNKLKVQIKAIEDNQEIPMNKKKKEKERCTALQEKLQEEEKKQLEHVQRVLYRLKLEKDNWLLAKSTKNETITKFLQLCLFPRCIFSSIDAVYCARFVELVHQQKTPNFCTLLCYDRVFSAIIYTVASCTENESHRYGRFLCCMLETVTRWHSDRAIYEKECVNYPGFLTIFRSSGFDGGNKADQLDYVNFRHVVHKWHYMLTKASVHCLETGDYTHIRNILIVLTKILPCYPKVLNLGQALECRVHKICLEEKDKRPDLYALAMGYSGRLKSQKVHMVPENEFHDKEQPARSATPASQQNGPGNMGKPAASTSKTEEGTSEDGDRGKDKSQGTTKPVNKANSAAAKVTTSNGNGALNSTKASKERDDKEKSGKEKKEKKEKTPGSTPEAKGDNRREKQRDERAGKDERLVREGKEKTPKADREKAKVEEKSSKDDKAKAGNGEPMEPSRERDAIKESKSKEKGDRSTVAGSIKSTIPRAESAESERDHKRRKLDSHASPSHSSTLKDNSNEPKEPTSKHHITYNSVARSKSRERETEKKDSENARGRSKEKKEEKDRKERKRDHIVSDRDTSQESKRRKDENGTNSSKNSKSTSPSCDSPLSGEKEKSKRSKSSSKEKTVSVKPERTSSGGKKESRHDKEKSEKKEKRESSGGKEEKKHHKSSDKHR; encoded by the exons ATGGCGACACTCATCATCCCCGGTGAATGGTTCAAAAACTGGGACAAATCGGGAAAACACGAATT TGTACAACTCTGCAAGGAACGTACAGAGAAAACAGATCATGGAAGTGAGGTTAAAG CAGATGTACAAGCTGCCTTATATGAGCTCTGCTGGCAAGTTGTACGAGGGAACCTGAAGTTGGACCATGTAGCCAGCGTCCTTGGGGACATGATG GAACTCCGAGATGACATGCCATCAATTTTAGCAGATGTCTTCAGTATACTag ATTCGGAAACTGGTGCactggaagagaaaaacaagcgTGATAATTACACACAGCTGGTCGGAGCGTGTTTG ttttttattcCAGATGCTATCCTGAAGGAGAGGTTGGATCCAGAAACCCTTGAATCTCTTGGACTCATAAAACAAGCCCTTCAGTTCAATCAGAAGATTGTAAAAATCAAGACTAAACTCTT TTACAAGCAACAGAAGTTTAACTTGCTAAGGGAAGAGAATGAAGGCTATGCCAAACTTATCACAGAGCTTGGCCAAGACCTCTCAGGCAACATCACCAGCCATTCTGTCCTCGAAAACATCAAGTCCCTCATAG GATGTTTCAACTTGGATCCTAATCGTGTTTTGGACATAATCCTGGAGGTGTATCAGAGTCGATCTGATCAAGATGAGTTCTTCCTAGCTCTCATCAAGTCCTACATGTGTGAGCCCCTCACATTGTGCCACATCTTGGGCTTTAAGTTCAAATTTTATCAG GAGCCCAATGAGGAAACCCCTAAGTCCCTTTACCAcattgctgctgctctgcttcacCACAACTTGATAGAGCTGGAGGATCTATATGTGCAT CTTATGCCCGTGGATGCCACCATCATAGAAGAACACAAACGAGTCATCTCAGACGCTAAGCAGATTGCCCGCAAGTTGGTCATGGTTGTGTTGCCCTCAGAGAAgagtgaagacaaagaaaaggagaaagagaaggaagaggacAAAAATGAGAAG CCACCTGATAACCAGAAGCTTGGTCTTTTGGAAGCACTACTCAGAATTGGAGACTGGCAACACGCCCAGAGTATTATGGACCAGATGCCTTCATTCTATGCTACATCTCACAGGGCCATTGCACTGGCACTATGCCAGCTTCTGCACCTAACTGTGGAACCTCTTTACAGAAG GGCTGGTGTCCCAAAAGGAGCTAGGGGATGTGTAATGCACCCACTGAGGAACAAGCAAGCCCCTAGGCCTGCAGAGAGCTTTGAGGACCTTCGCAGGGACACGTTCAGTATGCTCTGTTACCTGGGACCTCACCTCTCCCATGACCCTATCCTCTTTGCCAAAATTGTGCGCCTGGGCAAGGGCTTCATGAAAGAG TACCAAAATGATGCCAGGTCAGATGTCAAAGAAAAg GAAATACTACTGAGTTGTTTCCTGTGCATTGCAGACCAGGTGCTACTCCCTTCACTCTCCCTCATGGAGTGCAATGCTTGCATGTCTGAGGAATTGTGGGGGCTCTTCAAACTGTTTCCTTACCAGCACAG GTACCGGTTGTATGGACAATGGAAGAATGAGACATATTCCAGTCATCCACTTCTGGTTAAAGTCAAAGCTCAGACTGTGGAAAGGGCCAGATACATTATGAA GCGATTGACCAAAGAGAATGTGAAACAATCTGGAAGACAGATTGGCAAGCTGAGCCATAGCAATCCTACCATCCTCTTTGATTAT ATGCTCTCTCAGATCCAGTGGTACGACAACCTCATTGTTCCAGTGGTGGACTCATTGAAATACCTCACATCCCTCAACTATGATGTCTTGGCTT ATTGCATAATCGAAGCTCTAGCCAATCcagagaaggagaagatgaaACACGATGACACTACCATCTCCTCATGGCTCCAGA GTCTGGCAAGTCTGTGTGGAGCTGTGTTCAGAAAATACCCAATTGAATTGGCTGGCCTTCTTCAGTATGTCACTAACCAGCTAAAGGCAGGCAAGAG TTTTGACCTGCTTATCCTAAAAGAGGTTGTGCAGAAAATGGCCGGCATCGAGATCACAGATGAGATGACCTCAGAGCAGTTAGAGGCCATGACCGGAGGGGAGCAACTTAAAGCTGAG GGTGGCTATTTTGGCCAGATCAGGAACACTAAGAAGTCATCACAGCGTCTGAAGGATGCCCTACTGGACCACGAACTGGCCTTACCACTGTGTCTACTCATGGCCCAGCAACGGAACGGTGTGGTTTTCTTAGAAGGTGGAGAAAAGCACCTCAAACTTGTTGGCCATCTCTACGATCAG TGTCATGACACATTGGTCCAGTTTGGTGGCTTTCTGGCCTCCAACCTCAGCACAGAGGACTACATCAAGCGTGTTCCCTCTATTGACATCCTCTGTAACCAGTTCCACGCTCCACATGATGCTGCGTTTTTCCTGTCTCGGCCAATGTATGCCCATCAGATTTTG tccAAGTACGATGAGCTGAAGAAAGCAGAGAAAGGTAACCGGCAGCAGCAGAAGGTGCATAAGTATGTTGCAGCCTGTGAACAGGTGATGACTCCAGTGCACGAGGCTGTGGTGTCTCTCCATTCTACCAGGGTCTGGGATGATCTCCGCCCTCAATTCTATGCCACCTTCTGGTCCCTCACCATGTACGACCTGGCTGTGCCTCATTCTGCCTATGAACGTGAGGTCAACAAACTGAAAGTCCAGATCAAAGCCATCGAAGACAACCAAGAGATA CCCatgaataagaaaaagaaggagaaggaacGCTGTACTGCCCTGCAGGAGAAactgcaggaggaagagaaaaaacagtTGGAGCATGTACAAAGGGTTCTGTACCGCCTCAAACTGGAGAAGGACAACTGGTTGTTGGCCA AATCCACAAAGAATGAGACTATTACAAAGTTCCTGCAGCTCTGTTTGTTCCCACGCTGCATCTTCTCTTCCATCGATGCTGTTTACTGCGCCCGCTTTGTCGAACTGGTCCATCAGCAAAAGACGCCCAACTTCTGCACTCTTTTGTGCTATGACAGG GTTTTCTCTGCTATCATATACACTGTGGCCAGCTGTACGGAGAATGAGTCTCACCGCTACGGACGTTTCCTCTGCTGCATGCTGGAGACGGTGACCCGTTGGCACAGCGACCGCGCAATCTATGAGAAG GAATGTGTGAACTACCCAGGCTTCCTGACTATCTTCAGATCATCAGGCTTTGATGGAGGAAACAAAGCAGATCAGCTCGACTATGTGAACTTCCGGCATGTGGTGCACAAATGGCACTACATGCTGACTAAA GCTTCTGTTCACTGCCTGGAGACTGGGGATTACACGCACATCCGAAATATTCTCATTGTGCTTACCAAGATCCTCCCCTGCTACCCCAAGGTTCTGAACTTGGGTCAAGCGCTTGAGTGCCGCGTCCACAAGATCTGCCTCGAGGAGAAGGACAAGAGACCCGACCTCTATGCCTTGGCAATGGG TTATTCAGGTCGGTTGAAAAGCCAGAAGGTGCACATGGTCCCTGAGAATGAATTTCACGACAAGGAGCAGCCAGCACGCAGTGCCACCCCTGCCAGTCAACAGAACGGCCCCGGCAACATGGGCAAGCCTGCCGCCAGCACGAGCAAGACTGAGGAGGGGACGTCAGAGGATGGTG atcGGGGAAAGGACAAATCTCAGGGCACCACGAAGCCAGTGAATAAAGCCAACAGTGCAGCAGCCAAAGTCACCACCAGCAACGGGAACGGTGCTCTCAACAG CACCAAAGCCAGTAAAGAACGGGATGACAAAGAGAAgagtgggaaagaaaaaaaagagaaaaaggaaaagacgCCAGGCAGCACCCCTGAGGCCAAGGGTGACAACCGTCGGGAGAAGCAAAGAGATGAGAGGGCTGGAAAAGATGAGCGGTTGGTACGTGAGGGTAAGGAGAAGACCCCCAAGGCAGACAGGGAGAAAGCAAAGGTCGAGGAGAAGAGCAGCAAAGATGACAAGGCCAAAGCCGGCAATGGGGAGCCGATGGAGCCATCCAGGGAGCGCGATGCCATCAAGGAGTCCAAGAGCAAGGAGAAGGGAGACAGAAGTACAGTGGCCGGATCCATCAAGTCAACAATTCCCAGAGCGGAGTCAGCAGAGTCTGAGAGGG ATCACAAAAGACGAAAGCTCGACAGTCACGCTTCTCCATCCCACTCCTCGACACTTAAG GACAATAGCAACGAACCCAAGGAGCCCACATCCAAG CATCACATCACCTACAATTCAGTAGCCCGATccaagagcagagagagggagacggagaagAAAGATTCAGAGAACGCACGGGGCCGATCTaaagagaagaaggaagaaaaggatCGGAAAGAAAGGAAACGA GATCATATAGTCAGTGACCGTGACACAAGCCAAGAGTCCAAACGTAGAAAGGATGAGAATGGCACCA ATTCCTCAAAAAACAGCAAGAGCACAAGTCCTTCCTGTGACTCGCCACTTTCAGGTGAAAAGGAGAAGAGCAAAAGATCCAAATCTTCCAGTAAAGAGaagactgtgtctgtgaaacCTGAGCGAACGTCTTCTGGTGGTAAAAAG gagTCCAGACATGATAAAGAGAAATctgagaagaaggagaagagggaaagcagtggaggaaaggaagagaaaaagcA CCATAAATCGTCTGACAAGCACAGATAA